The Anolis carolinensis isolate JA03-04 chromosome 2, rAnoCar3.1.pri, whole genome shotgun sequence genome has a window encoding:
- the cpne9 gene encoding copine-9 isoform X1 — MSPYQLSSYAMALKAVGEIIQDYDSDKLFPAYGFGAKVPPDGKVSHQFPLNNNLDNPNCEGIEGVLESYFQSLRTVQLYGPTNFAPVINQVARLAAEITDGSQYYVLLIITDGVISDMLQTKEAIVSASSLPMSIIIVGVGPAEFGAMEELDGDEVRVSSRGRYAERDIVQFVPFRDYVDHSGNHVLSMARLAKDVLAEIPEQLLSYMKTRDIKPLSASQQQ, encoded by the exons ATGAGCCCATATCAACTCAGCTCCTATGCCATGGCGCTGAAGGCTGTGGGGGAAATCATCCAGGATTACGACAGTGACAAGCTTTTCCCCGCCTATGGTTTTGGAGCCAAAGTCCCACCAGATGGAAAGGTGTCCCACCAGTTCCCTTTG AATAACAACCTTGACAACCCCAACTGTGAGGGTATTGAGGGGGTGTTGGAATCATATTTCCAAAGCTTGCGCACTGTGCAGTTATATGGACCAACCAACTTTGCGCCTGTCATCAACCAAGTTGCCCG TTTGGCTGCCGAGATTACTGATGGGTCCCAGTATTATGTTCTTCTCATCATCACAGACGGAGTCATCTCTGACATGCTGCAAACGAAGGAAGCAATTGTCAGC GCCTCTTCTCTGCCTATGTCCATCATCATCGTTGGGGTAGGCCCTGCTGAGTTTGGAG CTATGGAAGAGCTGGACGGAGATGAAGTGCGAGTCTCTTCCAGGGGACGCTATGCTGAGAGGGACATTGTGCAG TTTGTGCCATTCCGGGACTATGTGGATCATTCAGGGAATCACGTGCTAAGCATGGCCCGCCTGGCAAAGGACGTCTTAGCCGAAATCCCTGAGCAGCTCCTCTCCTACATGAAGACCCGGGACATCAAGCCCCTTTCTGCTAGCCAACAACAGTAG